In Falco naumanni isolate bFalNau1 chromosome 5, bFalNau1.pat, whole genome shotgun sequence, the following are encoded in one genomic region:
- the TOMM22 gene encoding mitochondrial import receptor subunit TOM22 homolog, which yields MAAAASLSPEELLPKGGSGKAEELEDELEEDDDDEELDETLAERLWGLTEMFPESVRSAAGATFDLSLTVAQKMYRFSRAALWIGTTSFMILVLPVVFETEKLQMEQQQQLQQRQILLGPNTGLSGGMPGALPPLSGKI from the exons ATGGCGGCTGCTGCGTCCCTGTCTCcggaggagctgctgcccaaGGGCGGCTCGGGCAAGGCCGAGGAGCTGGAGGACGAGCTGGAGGAGGACGACGACGACGAGGAG CTGGACGAGACGCTGGCGGAGCGGCTGTGGGGGCTGACGGAGATGTTCCCCGAGAGCGTCCGCTCGGCGGCCGGAGCCACCTTCGACCTGTCGCTGACGGTAGCGCAGAAGATGTACAG ATTCTccagggcagctctgtggaTTGGGACCACCTCCTTCATGATTCTAGTTCTTCCTGTTgtctttgaaactgaaaaactgcagatggagcaacagcagcagctgcagcagcgaCAG ATCCTCCTTGGACCCAACACAGGGCTCTCGGGGGGAATGCCAGGGGCCCTGCCTCCACTGTCTGGAAAAATCTAA